One segment of Stappia sp. 28M-7 DNA contains the following:
- a CDS encoding ABC transporter substrate-binding protein yields MLKSMLMKAVATATLSTGLALGTWASAQAVELQFFFPVAVGGKAAETIQSLTDEYVANNPDVKIDAVYSGSYQDTIAKVITASRGGTPPQLSMALSADMFTLIDEDLIVPFDDYLKTDEDKAWLEGFYPAFMENSQTGGKTYGIPFQRSTPVMYWNKEAFKEAGLDPETPPATWEELVEFGKKLTKKDANGNVTQWGVRIPSSGFPYWLFQGLTTQNDVILANSEGNKTNFDDPKVAEALQYMVDLSTKHGVMEPGIIEWGATPKAFFERQTAIMWTTTGNLTNVRDNAPFEFGVGMLPAHKRRGAPTGGGNFYLFKGASEEQLTAAANFVKWITGPEQAAKWTIATGYVAPRPDAWETEAMKTYAADFPPATVARDQLEFAVAELSTYQNQRVTTIFNDALAAAITGQKDAATALKDAQAQADAILAEYR; encoded by the coding sequence ATGTTGAAATCGATGCTGATGAAGGCCGTCGCCACGGCGACCCTTTCGACCGGACTGGCACTCGGCACATGGGCCTCCGCCCAGGCCGTCGAGCTGCAGTTCTTCTTTCCGGTGGCTGTCGGCGGCAAGGCCGCGGAGACCATCCAGTCCCTGACCGACGAGTATGTCGCGAACAACCCGGACGTGAAGATCGACGCCGTCTATTCCGGCTCCTACCAGGACACCATTGCCAAGGTGATCACCGCCTCGCGCGGCGGTACCCCTCCGCAGCTGTCCATGGCGCTGTCGGCCGACATGTTCACCCTGATCGACGAAGACCTGATCGTCCCCTTCGACGACTACCTGAAGACCGATGAGGACAAGGCCTGGCTCGAGGGCTTCTATCCCGCCTTCATGGAAAACAGCCAGACCGGCGGCAAGACCTACGGCATCCCGTTCCAGCGCTCCACCCCGGTGATGTACTGGAACAAGGAGGCCTTCAAGGAGGCCGGCCTCGATCCCGAGACGCCCCCGGCGACCTGGGAAGAGCTGGTCGAGTTCGGCAAGAAGCTGACCAAGAAGGACGCCAACGGCAACGTCACCCAGTGGGGCGTGCGCATCCCGAGCTCCGGCTTCCCCTACTGGCTGTTCCAGGGTCTGACGACGCAGAACGACGTCATCCTGGCCAACAGCGAGGGCAACAAGACCAATTTCGACGACCCGAAGGTCGCCGAGGCGCTGCAGTACATGGTCGACCTGTCGACCAAGCACGGCGTGATGGAGCCGGGCATCATCGAGTGGGGCGCAACGCCGAAGGCCTTCTTCGAGCGCCAGACCGCGATCATGTGGACCACCACCGGCAACCTGACCAACGTGCGTGACAACGCGCCGTTCGAGTTCGGCGTCGGCATGCTGCCCGCCCACAAGCGCCGCGGCGCGCCGACCGGCGGCGGCAACTTCTATCTCTTCAAGGGTGCGTCCGAAGAGCAGCTGACCGCGGCCGCCAACTTCGTGAAGTGGATCACCGGTCCCGAGCAGGCGGCCAAGTGGACCATTGCCACGGGCTATGTCGCGCCGCGTCCGGACGCCTGGGAGACCGAGGCGATGAAGACCTACGCGGCCGACTTCCCGCCGGCGACCGTTGCCCGCGACCAGCTCGAGTTCGCCGTCGCGGAGCTGTCCACCTACCAGAACCAGCGCGTGACGACGATCTTCAACGATGCGCTGGCCGCTGCGATCACCGGCCAGAAGGACGCGGCGACCGCTCTGAAGGACGCGCAGGCCCAGGCCGACGCGATCCTCGCCGAGTATCGCTGA
- a CDS encoding carbohydrate ABC transporter permease, whose translation MLIRSREWIHAWLLLLPALFFLFAFTHVPAVMTLWNSFHSTPRGRRPARFIGLDNYERMMGDPIFWKVLGNNLWFAFGTIPLSVGIAIVMALWVNDRLTGRGFVRMAYFTPTVLPLIAVANIWLFFYTPGFGLIDQVGSALFGWPQTNWLGDPATALNAVIVVTVWKEAGFFMIFYLAALQAIPPSLVEAAKIEGAGRWTIFWRITFPLMMPTTLFVSINAVINSFRLVDHIFILTNGGPDNASSLLLFHIYETAFKYWETGYGATLTVAMLAILCALAIGQFFFFDRRVHYK comes from the coding sequence ATGCTGATACGCAGCCGCGAATGGATACACGCGTGGCTGCTGCTGCTTCCCGCCCTCTTCTTCCTTTTCGCCTTCACCCATGTGCCGGCGGTGATGACGCTGTGGAACAGCTTCCACTCCACCCCGCGCGGCCGGCGCCCCGCCCGCTTCATCGGCCTCGACAATTACGAGCGGATGATGGGCGATCCCATCTTCTGGAAGGTGCTCGGCAACAATCTGTGGTTCGCCTTCGGCACGATCCCGCTCTCCGTCGGCATCGCCATCGTCATGGCGCTCTGGGTCAATGACCGCCTCACGGGGCGCGGCTTCGTGCGCATGGCCTATTTCACCCCGACCGTGCTGCCGCTGATCGCCGTCGCCAATATCTGGCTGTTCTTCTACACGCCGGGTTTCGGCCTGATCGACCAGGTCGGCTCCGCCCTGTTCGGCTGGCCGCAGACCAACTGGCTCGGCGATCCGGCCACCGCCCTCAACGCCGTCATCGTCGTCACGGTGTGGAAGGAGGCCGGCTTCTTCATGATCTTCTATCTGGCGGCCTTGCAGGCGATCCCGCCCTCCCTGGTGGAGGCGGCCAAGATCGAGGGCGCCGGCCGCTGGACGATCTTCTGGCGCATCACCTTCCCGCTGATGATGCCGACCACGCTCTTCGTATCGATCAACGCGGTGATCAACTCGTTCCGCCTGGTCGATCACATCTTCATCCTGACCAATGGCGGCCCGGACAACGCCTCCTCGCTGCTGCTGTTCCACATCTACGAAACGGCCTTCAAGTACTGGGAGACCGGCTACGGCGCGACGCTGACCGTCGCAATGCTGGCGATCCTGTGTGCGCTCGCCATCGGCCAGTTCTTCTTCTTCGACCGCAGGGTGCACTACAAATGA
- a CDS encoding metal ABC transporter permease, whose protein sequence is MSVPSTPLEAFVSALLLQAGYNAALVAIGAGLLGIAAGAGGTFLFLRKRALVSDAIAHATLPGVGIAFLVMVGFGLDGRSLVGLLAGSALSAALGLLCVEWITRRTRLAEDTAIGAVLSVFFGFGIVLLTVIQTQSQGRQAGLEGFLLGSTAGMLYSDAVVIAVGGALAVVALVVLRRPMTLVCFDPGFAAALGLNTRRIDLAMMLLVLAVTVTGLKIVGLVLVVALLIVPPVAARLWSERTDHVVLIAGAIGGVSGYAGAAMSAAAPGLPTGPIIVLFAFSLFLLSLAFAPGRGVLAAAIRHRRFQLRLHRRQGLLSLARGEPIFDPLTLKVLRREGLIRPDRVPTEAGRVEAGRALVDERRFEVARRIHQDDPLSHRYDGLTPISAVLTGDEIDEIDRMLAAAAKLRRKEGAV, encoded by the coding sequence GTGAGCGTGCCAAGCACTCCGTTGGAGGCGTTCGTTTCCGCGCTCCTGCTCCAGGCCGGCTACAACGCGGCGCTGGTCGCCATCGGCGCTGGGCTCCTCGGCATTGCCGCGGGGGCGGGAGGCACCTTCCTGTTCCTGCGCAAGCGGGCGCTGGTCAGCGATGCCATCGCCCATGCGACGCTGCCGGGCGTTGGCATCGCCTTTCTCGTGATGGTCGGCTTCGGGCTGGACGGCCGCAGCCTGGTCGGGCTGCTGGCGGGCTCGGCCCTGTCGGCCGCGCTCGGTCTTCTGTGCGTCGAATGGATCACCCGCCGCACCCGCCTTGCCGAGGACACGGCGATCGGCGCTGTGCTGTCCGTCTTCTTCGGCTTCGGCATCGTCCTTTTGACGGTGATCCAGACCCAGTCGCAGGGGCGGCAGGCCGGGCTCGAGGGCTTCCTGCTCGGTTCGACGGCGGGCATGCTCTATTCCGACGCGGTGGTGATAGCGGTCGGCGGCGCGCTCGCGGTTGTCGCTCTTGTCGTGCTGCGGCGGCCGATGACGCTCGTCTGCTTCGATCCGGGCTTTGCGGCCGCGCTCGGTCTCAACACCCGCCGCATCGATCTTGCCATGATGCTGCTGGTGCTGGCCGTCACCGTGACGGGGCTGAAGATCGTCGGCCTCGTCCTGGTGGTGGCGCTGCTGATCGTGCCGCCGGTCGCTGCCCGCCTGTGGAGCGAGCGGACCGACCATGTGGTGCTGATCGCCGGTGCCATCGGCGGCGTGTCGGGCTATGCGGGGGCGGCCATGTCCGCTGCCGCGCCAGGTCTGCCGACGGGGCCGATCATCGTGCTCTTCGCCTTCTCGCTATTCCTGCTTTCGCTCGCCTTTGCGCCCGGGCGCGGCGTGTTGGCCGCTGCCATCCGCCATCGGCGCTTCCAGCTGCGTCTGCATCGCCGTCAGGGTCTTCTGTCGCTGGCGCGGGGCGAGCCGATCTTCGATCCGCTGACGCTCAAGGTCCTGCGCCGCGAGGGGCTGATCCGCCCCGACCGGGTGCCGACCGAGGCCGGGCGTGTCGAGGCCGGCCGGGCGCTGGTCGACGAGCGCCGCTTCGAGGTCGCGCGCCGGATCCACCAGGACGATCCGCTCAGCCATCGCTACGACGGGTTGACGCCCATCTCGGCGGTGTTGACGGGCGACGAGATCGACGAGATCGACCGCATGCTGGCGGCGGCGGCGAAGCTGCGGCGCAAGGAGGGAGCTGTCTGA
- a CDS encoding metal ABC transporter permease — translation MGAEFVQLSLTPILIGVLSAIACALPGNFLILRRQALIGDAISHVVLPGIVVAFLVTGSLASLPMLLGAAGAALVAVLLIETIRRLGGIEPGAAMGVVFTAMFAGGVLLLEQSDTSGVHLDVEHALMGNLESLIWFDATGWGSLLDPAALAGLPPELPRIALVAAVMTVLMLVFWRPLKLSTFDEGFAATLGLPVRLIGLALVAASAVAAVAAFDAVGSIIVIAMFICPPATARLMTERLERQVAWSAVFAALSAVLGYVLAGYGPQWLGAANAVSAAGMIATVSGAILAVACLFAPHRRRIGEPSA, via the coding sequence ATGGGTGCCGAGTTCGTCCAGCTGTCGCTGACGCCGATCCTGATCGGCGTGCTCTCGGCCATCGCCTGCGCGCTGCCGGGCAATTTCCTGATCCTGCGCCGGCAGGCGCTGATCGGCGATGCCATCAGTCATGTGGTGCTGCCCGGTATCGTCGTCGCCTTCCTGGTCACCGGCAGTCTTGCCAGCCTGCCGATGCTGCTGGGCGCCGCCGGAGCGGCGCTGGTTGCGGTCCTGCTGATCGAGACGATCCGCCGGCTCGGCGGCATCGAGCCGGGCGCGGCCATGGGCGTCGTGTTCACCGCGATGTTCGCCGGGGGCGTGCTGCTGCTGGAACAGAGCGACACCAGTGGCGTTCACCTCGATGTCGAGCACGCGCTGATGGGCAACCTGGAGAGCCTGATCTGGTTCGACGCGACCGGCTGGGGCTCGCTGCTGGATCCGGCGGCCCTTGCCGGACTGCCGCCCGAGCTGCCGCGCATCGCGCTGGTCGCCGCCGTGATGACCGTCCTGATGCTGGTATTCTGGCGCCCGTTGAAACTGTCCACCTTCGACGAGGGGTTTGCCGCGACACTCGGCCTGCCGGTGCGGCTGATCGGTCTGGCGCTGGTCGCCGCCTCGGCCGTTGCGGCGGTTGCGGCCTTCGACGCGGTTGGCTCGATCATCGTCATCGCCATGTTCATCTGCCCGCCGGCGACCGCGCGGCTGATGACCGAGCGGCTGGAGCGTCAGGTCGCCTGGAGCGCTGTCTTCGCCGCGCTCTCTGCGGTGCTCGGCTATGTGCTGGCCGGCTACGGGCCGCAATGGCTCGGCGCTGCCAACGCGGTCAGCGCTGCCGGCATGATTGCCACTGTGTCCGGTGCAATCCTGGCTGTCGCCTGCCTCTTTGCGCCGCATCGCCGGCGTATCGGCGAGCCTTCGGCCTGA
- a CDS encoding ABC transporter ATP-binding protein, producing the protein MNTPATDGRPGGQEILLENVSKVWGAHKAVDDLSIRVPAGTFTVLLGPSGCGKSTTLRMIAGLESADAGRILIGGRDVTHLPAAERDLAMVFQSYALFPHLDVAENIVFGLKVRRVAKDEREARLKRVAELLGLSALLDRKPSQLSGGQQQRVALGRAIIAERPVCLMDEPLSNLDAKLRHEMRVEIRALQKKLGFTMVYVTHDQVEAITMADQVVLLNGGRLEQASDPRALYQRPETPFAARFIGVPPMNVLPGALLVDLDADLAAHKVGLRPEALTLADRGPLAARVASLEYLGADMLIDCEAGGSIFTVRLPGDHDIAAGTDIRLGFAPQDLHVFDGSTGHRRDDLAAAAGSRFAS; encoded by the coding sequence ATGAACACGCCCGCGACAGACGGCCGCCCGGGGGGCCAGGAAATCCTGCTTGAAAATGTCTCGAAGGTCTGGGGCGCCCACAAGGCGGTCGACGACCTGTCGATCCGCGTGCCCGCCGGCACGTTCACCGTCCTGCTGGGACCGTCGGGCTGCGGCAAGTCGACGACCCTGCGGATGATCGCCGGCCTGGAAAGCGCCGATGCAGGACGCATCCTGATCGGCGGGCGGGACGTCACCCACCTGCCGGCGGCCGAACGCGACCTTGCGATGGTGTTCCAGTCCTATGCGCTGTTTCCTCATCTCGACGTTGCCGAGAATATCGTCTTCGGCCTGAAGGTGCGCCGCGTGGCGAAGGACGAGCGCGAAGCGCGTCTGAAGCGTGTTGCCGAGCTGCTGGGCCTGTCCGCCCTGCTCGACCGCAAGCCCTCGCAGCTGTCGGGCGGCCAGCAGCAGCGCGTGGCGCTGGGGCGCGCCATCATTGCCGAACGGCCCGTCTGCCTGATGGACGAACCGCTGTCCAATCTCGACGCCAAGCTGCGCCACGAGATGCGGGTGGAGATCCGCGCGCTGCAGAAGAAGCTCGGCTTCACCATGGTCTACGTCACCCACGACCAGGTCGAGGCCATCACCATGGCCGACCAGGTGGTGCTGCTGAACGGCGGCCGGCTGGAGCAGGCGAGCGATCCGCGCGCCCTCTACCAGCGACCCGAGACGCCGTTCGCCGCCCGCTTCATCGGCGTTCCGCCGATGAACGTGCTGCCGGGCGCGCTGCTGGTCGACCTGGATGCGGATCTTGCCGCCCACAAGGTCGGCCTGCGCCCCGAGGCCTTGACCCTGGCGGATCGCGGGCCGCTCGCCGCACGGGTGGCGAGCCTGGAATATCTCGGTGCCGACATGCTGATCGACTGCGAGGCCGGCGGGAGCATCTTCACCGTCCGCCTGCCGGGCGACCACGACATCGCCGCCGGCACGGACATCCGCCTCGGCTTCGCACCGCAGGACCTGCACGTCTTCGACGGCTCCACCGGTCATCGCCGCGACGATCTCGCGGCAGCTGCCGGAAGCCGCTTCGCCAGCTGA
- a CDS encoding carbohydrate ABC transporter permease, whose product MTAAADAPARPRRRRFDLDRTLNTLAAWVLALMWILPLAFAIWTAIHPSAYEARFELLAPLTFENFEKAWAAAPFARYFLNTFMLVTLILAGQFLLCTLAAYAFARFTFPGRSILFTLVLLQLLVMPDILIVENYKTMRILGLVDTIPAIALPYIASGFGIFLLRQTFMTVPRELDEAARIEGSSILGILWRVYIPLAKPTYLAYGLVSVSHHWNNFLWPLIVTNSVDTRPVTVGLSVFSAIDSGIEWSVINAATLMTSGPLLIAFLLFQRQFVQSFMRAGIK is encoded by the coding sequence ATGACCGCCGCAGCCGACGCTCCCGCCCGCCCGCGCCGCCGGCGCTTCGACCTCGACCGGACGCTCAACACGCTCGCTGCCTGGGTGCTGGCCCTGATGTGGATCCTGCCGCTCGCCTTCGCGATCTGGACGGCGATCCACCCGTCGGCCTACGAGGCCCGCTTCGAGTTGCTGGCCCCGCTCACCTTCGAGAATTTCGAGAAGGCCTGGGCGGCCGCCCCCTTCGCGCGCTACTTCCTCAACACCTTCATGCTGGTGACGCTGATCCTCGCCGGCCAGTTCCTGCTGTGCACGCTGGCCGCCTATGCCTTCGCGCGCTTCACCTTTCCTGGCCGCTCGATCCTGTTCACGCTGGTACTGCTGCAGCTGCTGGTGATGCCGGATATCCTGATCGTCGAGAACTACAAGACCATGCGCATTCTCGGCCTGGTCGACACGATCCCGGCGATCGCGCTGCCCTACATCGCCTCCGGCTTCGGCATCTTCCTGCTGCGCCAGACCTTCATGACCGTGCCGCGCGAACTCGACGAGGCCGCGCGCATTGAGGGCTCCAGCATCCTCGGCATCCTGTGGCGGGTCTACATCCCGCTCGCCAAGCCGACCTACCTCGCCTACGGCCTCGTCTCGGTCAGCCACCACTGGAACAACTTCCTGTGGCCACTGATCGTCACCAACTCGGTCGACACCCGCCCCGTCACGGTCGGCCTCAGCGTCTTCTCGGCCATCGATTCCGGCATCGAATGGTCGGTGATCAATGCAGCGACGCTGATGACCTCCGGACCGCTGCTGATCGCCTTCCTGCTGTTCCAGCGCCAGTTCGTGCAGAGCTTCATGCGCGCCGGTATCAAGTAG
- a CDS encoding metal ABC transporter ATP-binding protein — translation MQVRDRIELVQGPEAEAAARAEAARAAMALREITVSYGQSPAVFSVDATFPRDSLIAIVGPNGAGKSTLLKAALGVVPRLSGTVSVFGAPLERARERVAYVPQRASVDWDFPTRVIDVVMMGLYRELGLLGLVRAGHRERALACLARVGMTDFATRQIGQLSGGQQQRVFLARALAQGADLYLLDEPFAGVDVATEKAIIDVLKELKREGRTVVCVHHDLATVTDYFDRVLLINTRRIAEGPVAEVFTAENLQATYGGRLASAHIDQLRLSEHGG, via the coding sequence ATGCAGGTGCGGGACAGGATCGAACTGGTGCAGGGTCCGGAGGCCGAGGCGGCGGCACGGGCGGAGGCGGCGCGCGCGGCGATGGCCTTGCGGGAGATCACGGTTTCCTACGGCCAAAGCCCGGCCGTGTTCTCCGTCGACGCCACGTTTCCGCGCGACAGCCTCATTGCCATCGTCGGGCCGAACGGGGCCGGAAAGTCGACCCTGCTGAAGGCCGCGCTCGGTGTCGTGCCGCGCCTGTCCGGCACCGTCTCCGTCTTCGGTGCGCCGCTGGAGCGGGCGCGCGAGCGGGTCGCCTATGTGCCGCAGCGCGCCTCGGTCGACTGGGACTTCCCCACCCGCGTCATCGATGTGGTGATGATGGGCCTTTACCGCGAGCTCGGGTTGCTCGGCCTGGTGCGGGCCGGCCACCGCGAGCGTGCTCTTGCCTGCCTTGCCCGTGTGGGCATGACGGATTTTGCCACGCGTCAGATCGGACAGTTGTCCGGCGGGCAGCAGCAGCGCGTGTTCCTTGCCCGCGCGCTGGCGCAAGGGGCGGATCTCTACCTGCTCGACGAGCCCTTCGCCGGTGTCGACGTGGCGACCGAGAAGGCGATCATCGACGTGCTGAAGGAGCTGAAGCGCGAGGGGCGCACGGTGGTCTGCGTGCATCACGACCTTGCGACTGTCACCGACTATTTCGACCGGGTGCTTCTGATCAACACCCGCCGCATCGCCGAAGGGCCGGTCGCCGAAGTCTTCACGGCCGAGAACCTGCAGGCGACCTACGGCGGCCGGTTGGCCTCCGCCCATATCGACCAGCTGCGGCTCTCGGAGCACGGGGGGTGA
- a CDS encoding DeoR/GlpR family DNA-binding transcription regulator, whose product MTSGLAITARQREIADLVQSNGFASVESLAERFDVTTQTIRRDLTRLCEHGILRRTHGGVEPPAPAGNLHYARRQILNLPQKRAIAETVAREVPNGASLAFSIGTTPEIVMQALARHQGLRVFTNNLHVAFSASQNPDFEVTIAGGRLRHGDRDILGADTERFFSAYKVDIGVFGVAGVDADGTLLDFHEDEVAARQAILANCRRAFLVLDASKFGRPAHVRGGHITDVAAVFCDTALPASVEALLAAAGRESVVCTNNNEER is encoded by the coding sequence ATGACCAGCGGCCTGGCCATAACTGCGCGCCAGCGCGAGATCGCCGATCTCGTGCAGTCCAACGGCTTCGCCTCGGTGGAGTCGCTGGCCGAGCGCTTCGACGTCACCACCCAGACCATCCGGCGTGATCTCACGCGGCTGTGCGAGCACGGCATCCTGCGCCGCACCCATGGCGGTGTCGAGCCCCCCGCGCCCGCCGGTAACCTCCACTATGCGCGCCGCCAGATCCTGAACCTGCCGCAGAAGCGCGCGATCGCCGAAACGGTGGCACGCGAGGTTCCGAACGGAGCCTCCCTTGCCTTTTCCATCGGTACGACCCCCGAAATCGTCATGCAGGCGCTGGCCCGCCATCAGGGACTGCGGGTCTTCACCAACAACCTGCATGTGGCCTTTTCCGCCTCGCAGAACCCGGATTTCGAAGTGACCATCGCCGGCGGGCGCCTGCGCCACGGCGACCGCGACATCCTGGGCGCCGATACCGAACGCTTCTTCTCCGCCTACAAGGTCGACATCGGCGTCTTCGGCGTCGCCGGTGTCGATGCCGACGGCACCCTGCTCGACTTCCACGAGGACGAGGTCGCCGCGCGCCAGGCCATCCTGGCCAATTGCCGGCGCGCCTTCCTGGTGCTCGACGCCAGCAAGTTCGGCCGGCCCGCGCATGTACGCGGCGGTCATATCACCGACGTTGCCGCGGTCTTTTGCGACACCGCCCTGCCCGCCTCCGTCGAGGCGTTGCTGGCGGCAGCCGGACGCGAGAGCGTGGTGTGCACCAACAACAACGAGGAGCGCTGA
- a CDS encoding metal ABC transporter solute-binding protein, Zn/Mn family: protein MRRTVFSRLRRIAMAGALALAALGVFSPVEARAEAPLSVVATTGMIADAARQIGGDRVSVRALMGPGVDPHAYRQTRTDIAAMVRADLVLWHGLYLEAQMEEFLRELGARKPVVAVAESLPRELLISHVDYSDKFDPHVWMDPRLWSRVVETVREALVAARPEDAEVFAANAEAYLGELTQLADYSDKVFASVPETARVLVTAHDAFSYFGRAQGFEVLGIQGISTQSEAGLQRVAELVDILVQRKIGAVFVESSVSDRSVRALIEGAAARGHTVIIGGELFSDAMGADGTYEGTYPGMIDHNATIISRALGGAAPERGMSGRLASGS, encoded by the coding sequence ATGCGCAGGACGGTCTTCAGCAGGCTCCGACGGATCGCGATGGCGGGGGCGCTCGCACTGGCAGCGCTGGGTGTCTTTTCACCCGTCGAGGCGCGGGCAGAGGCCCCGCTGTCGGTCGTTGCGACCACGGGCATGATCGCGGACGCAGCCCGGCAGATCGGCGGCGACCGGGTGAGCGTGCGCGCCCTGATGGGGCCGGGTGTCGATCCGCATGCCTATCGCCAGACCCGCACTGACATCGCCGCCATGGTCCGGGCCGACCTGGTCCTGTGGCACGGGCTCTATCTCGAGGCGCAGATGGAAGAGTTCCTGAGGGAGCTCGGCGCCCGCAAGCCGGTCGTTGCGGTTGCCGAAAGCCTGCCGCGCGAGCTGCTGATCTCTCACGTCGACTATTCCGACAAGTTCGACCCGCATGTGTGGATGGATCCGCGCCTGTGGTCGCGGGTGGTCGAAACGGTGCGCGAGGCGCTGGTCGCGGCCCGGCCCGAGGACGCGGAGGTTTTCGCGGCCAATGCCGAAGCCTATCTCGGCGAGCTGACCCAGCTTGCCGACTACTCCGACAAGGTTTTTGCCAGCGTGCCCGAAACTGCGCGGGTTCTGGTGACCGCACATGATGCCTTCAGCTATTTCGGCAGGGCCCAGGGCTTCGAGGTGCTCGGCATCCAGGGCATCTCGACCCAGAGCGAGGCGGGGCTGCAGCGGGTGGCGGAGCTCGTCGACATTCTCGTCCAGCGCAAGATCGGCGCCGTCTTCGTGGAAAGCTCGGTCTCCGACCGGTCGGTGCGGGCCCTGATCGAGGGTGCGGCGGCCAGGGGCCATACCGTGATCATCGGCGGCGAGCTGTTTTCCGACGCTATGGGGGCGGACGGCACCTATGAGGGCACGTATCCGGGCATGATCGACCACAACGCCACGATTATCTCCCGCGCCCTTGGCGGCGCCGCGCCCGAGCGCGGCATGTCCGGGCGACTGGCGAGCGGAAGCTGA